The Neoarius graeffei isolate fNeoGra1 chromosome 10, fNeoGra1.pri, whole genome shotgun sequence genome has a segment encoding these proteins:
- the LOC132893562 gene encoding long-chain-fatty-acid--CoA ligase ACSBG2-like encodes MGCSLGLSTRHCERTPPTPVSEVSTSMMNSFIGSGYCKIEAVVKADLSLLKASSAAEFYWRQCAPISVAPGSALWTSQRDGKVKLRMGDSGPAAEAPLTVNQLFTRTVERFGDRLALSWKEGKKWRKMSYKDYYKDCRTAAKSFLKLGLQRYHGVGILGFNSPEWFISDVGAILAGGFAVGIYTTNSPEACQYVAKNCQANILVVENHEQLQKILQIQDKLPHLKAIIQYKGPLKEKKPNLYSWEEFMELGRNELDAPLDDVIASQKTNQCCTLIYTSGNTEQPKGVMLSHDNLTWTAFAMAHTIHLSESTQEVVVSYLPLSHIAAQMVDIWITMRVGGATYFAQPDALKGSLVNTLCEVRPTTFLGVPRVWEKMQGKMKAMGAKLSAMQWKVASWAKDVGLQSNLSKMEQKGAMTRMPLNYRLARRLVFRKVRKALGLDRCIRCYTGTAPITKDTLEFFFSLDIPLYELYGMSESTGPHSVSIPEAYRLTSCGKVIAGCQTKLFNPDLDENGEICLWGRHVFMGYLNMADKTKEVLDTDGWLHSGDLGKHDKDNFLYFLGRIEELIITAGGEQISPVTIENAVKEAIPIISNAILIGDNCRFLSMLLTIKCQLNSETGAPEDELTPEAVDWCRKLGSSSTRVSEICGGHDRLVLAAIQDGISRGNKSTTSKSQCIQRFTILEQDFSIPGGELGPTLKLKRPVVLKTYKEQIESLYKDAVTPSNSENSPAE; translated from the exons CTCCCATCTCAGTAGCCCCAGGCTCAGCTCTGTGGACATCGCAGAGGGATGGCAAGGTGAAGCTGAGGATGGGTGATTCAGGGCCGGCGGCTGAAGCTCCTCTCACCGTGAACCAGCTGTTCACACGTACTGTGGAGCGATTTGGAGACCGGCTGGCGCTCAGctggaaagaaggaaagaaatggAGGAAAATGAGCTATAAAGATTATTACAAAGACTGTCGCACTGCTGCCAAGAGCTTCCTCAAG ctcGGCCTGCAGCGCTACCATGGAGTCGGCATCCTGGGCTTCAACTCTCCTGAGTGGTTCATCTCTGACGTTGGAGCGATTTTGGCTGG AGGTTTTGCTGTGGGCATCTACACCACCAACTCCCCGGAGGCGTGTCAGTACGTCGCTAAGAACTGCCAGGCCAACATCCTTGTGGTGGAGAACCATGAACAGCTGCAGAAGATCTTGCAG ATCCAAGACAAGCTGCCTCACCTGAAAGCCATTATCCAGTACAAAGGCCCTCTGAAAGAGAAGAAACCAAATCTTTACTCG TGGGAGGAGTTTATGGAACTGGGCCGCAATGAGCTGGATGCTCCGCTCGATGATGTCATCGCGTCCCAGAAAACCAATCAGTGCTGCACGTTGATCTACACTTCAGGAAACACTGAGCAGCCAAAGGGGGTCATGCTCAGCCACGATAAC TTGACATGGACAGCATTTGCGATGGCTCATACGATCCACCTGTCGGAATCGACCCAGGAGGTGGTGGTGAGCTACCTGCCCCTCAGCCACATCGCTGCCCAGATGGTCGACATCTGGATCACTATGAGGGTCGGAGGAGCTACATACTTCGCCCAGCCTGACGctctcaag GGCTCATTGGTGAACACCCTCTGTGAGGTGCGTCCCACGACATTCCTGGGAGTCCCCAGGGTCTGGGAGAAGATGCAGGGGAAGATGAAGGCAATGGGAGCCAAATTGTCCGCCATGCAATGGAAAGTGGCATCCTGGGCCAAAGATGTGGGTCTGCAAAGCAACCTGAGCAAGATGGAGCA GAAAGGTGCGATGACCCGCATGCCTCTGAACTATCGCCTGGCCAGGAGGTTAGTATTCAGGAAAGTGAGAAAAGCTCTGGGGTTGGATCGTTGCATTCGCTGCTATACAGGCACCGCACCCATCACCAAGGATACGCTGGAGTTCTTCTTCAGCCTGGACATCCCACTGTATGAGCTGTATGGCATGAGTGAGAGCACTGGACCACATAGCGTGTCCATACCTGAGGCCTACAGACTCACcag CTGTGGGAAGGTGATTGCAGGTTGTCAGACAAAGCTCTTTAACCCTGACTTGGATGAAAATGGTGAGATCTGCTTGTGGGGCCGTCATGTCTTTATGGGCTACCTGAACATGGCTGATAAGACCAAGGAGGTGCTGGACACAGATGGCTGGCTGCACTCCGGAGACCTGGGCAAACATGACAAGGACAATTTTCTCTACTTTCTAGGACGCATCGAAG AGCTGATCATCACTGCCGGAGGAGAGCAGATTTCCCCAGTGACCATCGAGAATGCCGTGAAGGAGGCTATACCTATCATCAGCAATGCTATTTTGATCGGAGACAACTGCAGGTTCCTCTCTATGCTGCTCACCATCAAG tGCCAGTTAAACAGTGAGACAGGTGCCCCAGAAGACGAACTCACCCCTGAGGCTGTGGACTGGTGCAGGAAGTTGGGCAGCTCATCCACACGGGTGTCTGAGATCTGTGGAGGACATGACCGCCTTGTCCTTGCCGCCATCCAGGATGGCATTAGCAGAGGGAACAAGAGCACCACGTCCAAATCCCAGTGCATACAGAGGTTCACCATCCTCGAACAGGACTTCTCCATCCCTGGAGGAGAGCTTG GTCCCACTCTGAAGCTGAAGAGGCCGGTGGTGCTGAAGACGTACAAAGAGCAAATCGAGAGCTTATACAAAGATGCCGTGACCCCAAGCAACTCTGAGAACTCGCCTGCTGAATAA